The genomic region TCTAATGATGCAGATATAAATAACACTCAGGTTCAAAATTTGGGAGGACATTTTCATATGTGAGAAGTTGAGATAGTGGGAAGCCTATCCAGTTGAAAGTGCTGTGAGCACGGTTTTAGCATTTGTGATTGGATCAGTCTCGGCTGATACCAATCCGGATCGCCATGAATTGGGCCAGATCCGACGGATTTACCCCTGATTTTCTTTAACAAAatcggatttttttttactttttccccCTTGGTCCATACCGATCCACCGATACAGAATCACCCTGGAATTGGTATCAGCCTTTGCTGATTCCAGTGCGAATCTCCTGATTAGGGTGATCCAGTACTGATCCCTCAAACCAAGGCTGTGAGAGGAGGGTGGACAAAAATTTCTTAGGAAAAAGGTACGAGAACAGGTGGTGTAAGCAGGACATCCGGGCAAAATTTCGAGTCGTATGGGAccattttaagattttttttggctaacgacgggtatccaggccgaACCTTCGGTCTGACTTGTCAttcgggcccatactgacccacaaccgcatggactgggtcataccggggctgaatgagaaccattcaactttcactgaaagcagtgaagagcactaaacaatCCCGTGTGAGTGAGcctaaggaggtaagaggagtcgaactcagaaccatacgcttcctgaggtgaagttcccttgccaacttggctacccccttggggttgacCAGTTTGAGATTGATGCCTCTAGAATTAGGTTTCGtgggtttttgaaaaaaagTTAGTCATTAGGGTAGCAATATTGAATTCAAACATTTTCACGCATTTTTATTTCCTGTTCTCTGCAAGAGCTTGTTGTTTTACTTCCCCTCCCTTTTGCTAAAACAACTGAATTTTATATTCATATAGTTCATGCCCCATTATATTATTTTACAGGGAGTGCCCTGAGGAGTGCAGGGAAGCCGTCCCATCTCTAATGTTTGCTGCTGCAAGATTTGCTGATTTGCCAGAACTACGTGATCTCAGACAATTGTTTGCCGAGAGATATGGGAATTCCTTGGAATCTTTTGTGAATCAAGAGGTAATGGCTCATATACTCGGTCTCAAATTATCATAGATCCAGCTTTATCCatgaaaattctgttttgacTAAAGGCCAAATTGTATTATGGTAGTTTGCCGAGAGGATGGATGCAAAGCCTCCTACAAAGGAAAAGAAGCTTCTGCTGATGCGTGACATTGCAAAAGAGTTCTCTTTAAAGTGGGATTCCAAGGCTTTTGAACAAAAGATGTCTAACCCTCCTGCATCTGTACTGGTAAGCCTTCTTTCTTATACTCATTTGGGTTTAATTAATGTGTAAGATTCCCATAAATGGGATAGAAACACATCAAAATAATATTGAAAGACTTTACATGCCCATCTGAAAAAGCAATGCTAGATCTGCTAGGTACTCTCTCCGATTTGAGTCAGAAGGTAATGGAAGGAATCAGAAGGAAGATATACTTTCAAGAACATGGCATACTTCTATATATTGGTTCCGGGACTATTCCATACCTAAAATCTACTGCCACCTTTCCAAACCTTTGCAGGACCAATCCAAGAAACAGGGGTCTTCTCACGGCAGTAATGGATACAACTTGCGCAAGATGGAGGATACTGTCCCAGAAATAGACACCCAGGATGTTTCATCTCGAGGAAGGAGGGAACTCACCCATGATGGGTACAAATCACATAGCCACAGGGAACACACACAGAATGTTTCATCACGGGGAAGGAGGAAACTCACCCATGATGGGTACAAATCACATAACCACAGGGAAGATACTGATCCAAAGAAAGATAACGAAGCCATCTTATCTAATGGAAGACGGGAATTCAGTGATGATGGGCACAAAGCACACAATAGCAGAGGAGATACCACCCTCAAAAGAGATAACAAGGATGTCCCAACTCGAGGAAGACGAGAGCTGACTGACAATGGATACAAATtgcagaaagaaagagaagatacCATCTCAAAGAGGGACAACCATGATGTCTCATCTCGTGGATGGCAGGAAATCACCAGTGACAAGCACAAGCCACACAGCAACAGAGAGGAGGATAGTCTGACGAGGAGAAAGCACCAGGATCTTTCATCTCATGGAAGGCGGGAAGTTAGTGATGCTGGTTATAAATCAAGAAGAGACAACTTAGGTGGTTTAGCTAATGGAGAATGGGAGCACATTAATGATGCAAGCAAACAGTGTAACGGTGGGGCTGACACTGTCCTTGAAAGTTACAATGGAGGCATTTCTACTCATGCCAGGGGAGTTGCTCCTAGTATTACAAGAAGACAGCAGATGAAGACAGATGGTATGGATGTGCCTGTTGCTATTGCTGGTGATAAACACGATGGTCCAAAGAATCATTCATATTCAATAAACAAATTTACAGAGGAAAATGCAGGAAGCCTGAAGCCTTTCTGTAATAATATTGTTCCTCCTCCATACATCAAACCGAGAGACACCAAGCATGGAACCAATTCAGAAGTTCAGTGGACCAGTTCTGACAATAATGAAGTCTCTGGTGATCCTCCAAACAGCAACAGAGATGTTATAAGAAAGAAGTCAGAGAGGACAGAGAAAAGGTTAGACCATGTTGACTATGCTACAAGGGTGAATGGTTATGGGGATGAGAAAGATCATTGGGATGATTTGGTTGATGATGcaaagccaaagccaaagccaaGATCTGTTAGAAGAAGACACTTGAAACCACCACCAGGTCGTGAAAGCATTTTCAATTCTGAGCATGAAGAAACTGCAAAGAGAAATCCAAGCGTCAGAAAAGAAGATGCGAGGCGGGGCCTCCAAACGTTATTTGATGACGACCATGATTCAAGGTCTGAAGAGGAAAAGATAGATAAACTATTGTTACATTACAGCAAGAAGCCATCAACCTATGAACCTAGCAATATGAGGAAGGGATCGACAGCTCCTCCTCCACATGACACTGCAGCTGATGTTGGCCGACGCCCTCGTCACAGAAGCAGAGATGAGGCACACTTGAACACAGGGTTGGGTCATCCTCCTGCTCGAGCAGTGTCCCTCCCTCCAGAACCAACAACCCCAACTGAGATGTCAAGGGCTCCTGCTCGTGCCAGTTCTTTTCAGCCTGATGGACAAGCTGGGCATGTCCATCCTAAGCTGCCAGACTGCGATGATTTGGCAGCCCGTGTAGCAGCCCTTAGAGGAA from Macadamia integrifolia cultivar HAES 741 unplaced genomic scaffold, SCU_Mint_v3 scaffold1073, whole genome shotgun sequence harbors:
- the LOC122062575 gene encoding uncharacterized protein LOC122062575; the protein is MLDGLLGRGFTSKCKSSIKLIKARIDVIRRKRKAMQKFLKKDVADLLVNGLDINAYGRAEGLLVELNLSSCYDLVEQFCHCILKQISVMQKQRECPEECREAVPSLMFAAARFADLPELRDLRQLFAERYGNSLESFVNQEFAERMDAKPPTKEKKLLLMRDIAKEFSLKWDSKAFEQKMSNPPASVLDQSKKQGSSHGSNGYNLRKMEDTVPEIDTQDVSSRGRRELTHDGYKSHSHREHTQNVSSRGRRKLTHDGYKSHNHREDTDPKKDNEAILSNGRREFSDDGHKAHNSRGDTTLKRDNKDVPTRGRRELTDNGYKLQKEREDTISKRDNHDVSSRGWQEITSDKHKPHSNREEDSLTRRKHQDLSSHGRREVSDAGYKSRRDNLGGLANGEWEHINDASKQCNGGADTVLESYNGGISTHARGVAPSITRRQQMKTDGMDVPVAIAGDKHDGPKNHSYSINKFTEENAGSLKPFCNNIVPPPYIKPRDTKHGTNSEVQWTSSDNNEVSGDPPNSNRDVIRKKSERTEKRLDHVDYATRVNGYGDEKDHWDDLVDDAKPKPKPRSVRRRHLKPPPGRESIFNSEHEETAKRNPSVRKEDARRGLQTLFDDDHDSRSEEEKIDKLLLHYSKKPSTYEPSNMRKGSTAPPPHDTAADVGRRPRHRSRDEAHLNTGLGHPPARAVSLPPEPTTPTEMSRAPARASSFQPDGQAGHVHPKLPDCDDLAARVAALRGT